Within Desulfobacter sp., the genomic segment GAAATTCTCAGGGCCTGCCCGGAAGACTTCCGGTTTAAGGAACCGCCCTATGAATACGAATATGAAAAACTGCCCATGGATTTGATCCTGGGCAGCAAAAAACTTCGCCGGGCCCTCTGCGATATGACGCCTGCGGCTGATCTGGAAAAAGAATGGCAGCCGGGACTGAACCATTTTATTGAAACCTCAACCGCCTTTTATCTCTATGACTGAGCCACCCCCCAGCAGGGATAAGCCCGAAGATATCCAATGGAAACGGATGTCCTTCAAGGGGAATAAAGTATGGGCCCCCTTTGACGGCCGGGGCAATCCCATGGCGGAAAACGGCAAAGTCCCCATCAAGTACAACCTGAATCAGGATTATGAATACCGGATTAAACTGGAGAATCTCAAACCCGAAGACCTGGCCGTGCCGGCAGGAACCAGACAGAAGAAAAAGGCCCAAAACCCGGAGCAGGACCTGCCGCCCAACTGCATACGCATCTATACGGACGGCGCCTCTTCAGGCGATCCCGGACCGTCGGGCATCGGCATCCTCATGCTTTACAGGGACAACAGAAAAGAGATTTCTGAATTCATCGGCACCGCCACCAATGACCTTGCCGAACTTAAAGCGATCCACCGGGGGCTCATTGCCCTGAAACGGCGGGACCTGCCCGTGAGGATATTCACGGGTTCATCCCATGCGGCGGATCAATTGAAAAAAAAGGGGCGGCCCGATACCCACCGGGATCTGATCCTTGCCATTCGGTCGCTCATGACCAGATTCAGGGATATCGGCATCATCAAAGTAAAAGACCACGCCGGCATAAAGGGAAATGAAGTGGCTGATTTTTTAGCCGCCTGCGCCATCAAAAACGCAGACATAAAAAAAGGGCAGTCCCCAGAAGAATAGGGACCGCCCTTTTAATATATACGTACAGCCGGAATAAAACCGGTCGATTATGCTTTTTTCAGGTCTTCCAGTTCTTTTTCCAGCTCGGCAATTTTGGCTTTGTCATCATCGGCAGGAGCGTCAACGCCTTCATCTTTTTTCCAGGAGTCTTTGAGTTCATCAAAACCCAGGTAAAGGGCAAGGCCACCACCCAGAAGCAGTACAGGGGGGATGCATCCCAACAGAAGATTTACGAACTCACCAAACCAGACCGCCAGACCAACAACACCGAGAAGAACTGCAATAGCTCCGCCAATTAACGTTTTCATAGACTATCCTCCTTAAATTCCTGTCTTAATTATCAAAATACGTGACATTCACCTTAAATCTTGAATTCCCTACAAATAAGATGTGAAAAAATAGCACAGGACCTGGATTTTATCAAGGCGTTTTTCCCCCGCCCGGACAGATGGCAAACCCCTTTAAATAACAAGATGTTAATAAAAATTTACCCCCTGCCCAACCCCCCTTTTCAAAAAATTATCATATTGCCATCGCACCCAAGCTTTGGTATTGAATGAATCCTTGAACAACTTCGAGTGCTTACCATATATAAGGAATATCCAATGAGCCTCTTGCCCCCTTTGGACAAACTGATCGCAGGAATTAAAAACAGATTATTCGGTTCCCCGGACAGCATGGCGCCATCCCCCCATGAATACTTTACCTGTTTTTACCCGGGCAACCAAAGCTTTGTCATACGCAGACTCATCACCCGCCTGACCCGGAAAATCCCCCTGGACGATCATAACCTTGAAAAAATAAAGGGAATCAAACCGGACAGCATTGTGGTATTCAGCTGTAAAAACAAGCGTTTTTTCGATTTTCTTTTTTTTCATACCCGGCTCAAGTCCCTGGACCTGCCCTATCCGGAACTGGGCTTTGATTTAAGCTTTTTCCCCCTGTTGCCGGTACGGCGGGCCTGGCGGATCATGACCTCCCACATGGCCCATTTCATGCGCCATTTCCAGATCAAGGACATATACGGCACCGGCTATGCCAGCCAGACCCTTCTTGACAACCGGGCCGGTTTCCTCTGCCTCATCGAAGAGGAGGATTTTTACCGCAGGTTCATCAAGTCCACCCCGGACCCCCTCTACCACCTCATCGAACTCCAGAAACAATTGGACCGGTCCGTGGTCATCGTACCCGAAGACATCATTTACGTCACCAAGCCCATGCACAAAAACCCGGGGCTGGCCGATATTATCTTCGGTACCCATGAAAAACCCGGGCTGATAAAGCGGCTGTTTATCCTACTGCGCCACCCCGAAAAAATCCGGGTGGAGGTGGCCCGCCCCGTGGACCTCAAGGAGTTTATCAACCGTCCGGAAATCCAGCGGCTGGATTCCGAGTTCCAGACCCACCGCCTGAGAAGCCACCTGGTGGATATTCTGAACCGGCGGCGCAAAAGCATCACCGGGCCGATCCTTAAATCACGCCAGGAAATCACAGAGGACATTCTTACCCGCAAATCTTTGAGGGAGTTTCTTGCCGATCATGCCGCAAAAACCAACACCCCGCTGCGCCGGGTCAACAAAAAAGCGGCCGGCTATATCAACGAAATTGCAGCCAATTACAGCCTGAGGACCATCAACTTCCTCAACTGGCTGCTCACCTGGGTGTTCAATAATATCTTCGAAGGGGTATCGGTGAACCAGGATGAAATCAACCGGATGCGGGAAACCTATACCCAGGCCCCCCTCATCCTTCTCCCCTGCCATAAGAGCCACCTGGATTACCTGTTGCTTCCCTATGTGATGTTCAGAAACAACATGCCCTGCCCCCACATTGCGGCCGGCAAAAACCTTTCCTTCTGGCCGCTGGGGCCCATCTTCAGGGGGGGCGGCGCCTTTTTCCTGCGGCGGACATTCAAGGGGGCTGACCTCTACACCAGGATATTTGCCGCCTATCTGGAAAAACTGCTGTATGAAGGGTTCAATATCAAGATTTATATCGAGGGGGGCCGCAGCCGGACCGGCAAGCTGCTGACACCCAAGCCCGGGGGGCTTGCCATGCTCATCAAAGCCTACCTGAACGGGGCCTGCGAAGATTTGTATTTTGTACCGATTTACGTCGGATATGACCGGGTGCTGGAAGAGGACGCCTACCTCAAGGAAATCGAAGGGGGCAAAAAAAGCCCGGAAACCCTCAAGGGCCTGCTGAATACCAGAAAATTCCTCAAACGCAAATACGGAAAGGTGTATTTGAAATTTGACGAGCCCTTGTCCATGAACCGCTATCTTTGTGAAAAAAATATAGACCTGAAACGGGCCACGGAAAAGGAATATATGGATTTCGTCAAGGGCTTCGGCTACAAGATGATCAATTCCATCAATGAAAATACCGTGGCCACCCCCCACGGTATCATTGCCTCAGCCATCCTCAACTGCGCCGCCAACACCTTTTCAAAGGCACAGGTGCTGCGCCGGGTCCACACATACATGAACCTGCTGACCTTCACCGGCGCCTATCTATCCGACACCCTGATCATGGACCAGGACGCCGCCTTTGATTCCGTGGTTGACAACTTTTTATCCCGGAACTTCATCGAGCTTGCCGACGAGGATGAAGAGGAGATTGATGACACCACCGTATTGATTGTAAAGCACAACAAGCGGGCCATCCTGGATTATTATAAGAATTCGGTGATCTGCTTTTTTGTACCGGCCGCCTATACGGCCGTGGCCATCCTGGAAACGGACCGGTTTAAATTTGTTCTATCGGACCTGGTGCTCAGATACAAATTCCTCCAGAAGATGTTCACGGACGAGTTCTCCTTTGACGAAGAGGTCACCGCCGAAGAGCAGATTTCCCGTGCGGTAAAATGCTTTATCAACGAAGGCATCCTGGTGCCCGACCCCAAACGGGCGGATATGCTCAACCTGACCTCGGAAGGCCTGCGTAAGCTCAAATGGTTTGCCGCCTTCCTCATCCCCTTTTTCGAATCCTATAATACCTGCCTGCTTTTCCTGGAAAAGGAAAAGACAGACAAGTACGACGTCAAGGAGCGGGCCAAGAAAATCCTCTCCTTCGGCGGCAAATTATACAAACGGAACCAGGTGGTGCGCAAGGAGTCCATCTCTCTGATCAATTACAGGAATGCGGCCAATTATTTCGCCAGAAACAATATCAACGGATCGGGGGACCAGATCGAAATAGACAAGTACAAGGAAATCATCAGCCGCCTCTCCCATCTTATTGCAGGTTAGGCATGAAGGCGCTGATTCTGGCGGCAGGCTTCGGCACCCGGCTGCTCCCCCATACCCGGATTCTGCCCAAACCCCTGTTCACCATTAACAACCGCCCGGTACTGGACATGGCCGTCGACAGGCTTCTGGACTGCGGGTGTGAAGAAATATTCATCAACACCCACCACCTCTGGGACCAGATCCATGATTTCATCCAAAGCCACCCCAGGGGTCACTGCCTCAAAGCGGTCCATGAACCTGAGATTCTGGATACAGGCGGCGCCATGGCCAATCTTAAAAACGACCTTGCCGATGACGATTTTCTGGTGGTCAACGCGGATATTGTCTGCGATTTCGACCTGAAATCACTGGCAGCGGCCCACCGGTCCTCGGATGCCCTGGCCACCCTCCTGGTCCATGATTGCCCCCGGTTCAACAAGCTGGCATTTGAACCGGATTCGGGCAGCCGGAAAAGCAACCTGGGAAAAATTCTTCATTTTGAGGCGCCGCCGGAAACGGGGCTTGCCTTCACCGGCATCCAGGCCCTGTCACCTGAAATTTTCGACCATATGCCCGGGGAAAATGCTTTTTCAAGCATCGCGCTGTATAAAACCCTCTGTGCCACAGGCAGCATCCGCGCCCTTAAGGCGGAAAAACTCTTCTGGGAGGACATGGGCACCCCGGGGGCATACATGGAGACCTCACGGCTGTTTCTGGCCGGGCAGATCTTGGGCCTGCCCCCCGCCCGGTTCAATGAAATCAAAATTGAACCCATTGCCGGTGACGGCTCGGACCGGAAGTGGTTCAGGGCCTCCCATTGTGCCGAAACCCTTGTGATCTGTGATCACGGCATCTGCTTAGAGGATTCCCGGGAGCCTGGATCCCCCCTGTCCACCCAGCCCGGACGCCTCTCCCAGCTCAGGTCATACACATCCATCGGCCGCCACCTCAACGGTAAAGGGATCTGTGTCCCCCGGATACTGGGCCACGATACCATCTCAGGGCAGGTGGCCCTGGCCGACCTGGGCAGCACCCATCTGGCGGATCTGGCAGATCCCGGCCAAAGGGAAAAAACCACCACCCTTTACCGGCAGGTCATCGACAGCCTGGTCCGGTTTTCCCAGGAAGGCCTGAGGGAGTTTGACCCGGCCTGGACCTGCCAGACCCGGTCCTATTCAAAGGATCTGATCCTGGAAATGGAATGCCGGTATTTTATGGACGCTTTTGTAAAGCACTACCTGGAACACCCCGCCCCTTGGGAAGAATTCAAACCGGTTTTCAGCCATATTGCCGATAGGGCCCTGGCCCATGGATATGCAGGCCTCATGCACCGGGATTTCCAGTCCAGAAACATCATGATCCACCAGGGGGATGTATGGTTCATCGATTTTCAGTCCGCCCGCAAAGGGCCCATTCAATACGATCTGGCTTCACTTTTGATCGACCCCTATGTTAAACTGCCCCCTGATATGCAGGAAGAACTGCTGGATCATGCCATGGCACGCCTGGATCTTGCCGATCCCGCAGAAAAAAACCGATTCAAAGAGAGTTATTCATATTGTTGTATCACCCGGAACCTGCAGATGCTGGGGGCCTTCGGATTCCTGACCCGGATAAAGAAAAAACAGAAGTTTGAAGCCTATATCCCCCACGCCCTGGCCGCTTTAAAACAGCGGCTGAACAAAATGGAAAACAGCATTCTGGCCCCTCTGGCCGGATTTATCAATGGATTATAAGGAGTACCCATGACCCCCATCCCAATTATGATCAACGGACTGCCCGGCAACGTGGCACGTATTATCGCAGCGGGTGCACTGTCAGACCAGCGGTTTGACCTTGTCCCCTTCTCTCTCACCGGTGCGGATGTCCAACCCGCCTCGGTCACCGTCGGCCAGGTCGAAATCAACCTGGTCAAACCGGACACCAGGAACGACAAGATAAAGGAGATCCTGGCGGCCTACCCCGGCCTGGTCGCAGTGGACTACACCCACCCCACGGCCGTAAACGCCAATGCCGAATTTTACACCGCAAATGGCATCCCCTTTGTCATGGGCACCACCGGCGGAGACAGGGAAAAGCTTGAAGCAACCGTCAACCAGGCCGGTACACCGGCCGTTATCTCCCCCAACATGGCCAAACAGATTGTGGGATTCCAGGCCATGATGGAATACGCCGCCAAAACCTTTCCCGGCCTGTTCAGCGGCTATACCCTGGAAGTGAAAGAAAGCCACCAGCAGGGCAAGGCAGACACCTCAGGCACGGCCAAGGCAATTGTCTCCTGTTTCAACGGCCTGGGGGTGGATTTCAAGGTCTCCGATATCCAGCAGATCCGGGACCCGGAAGTCCAGGAAAAAGAATGGGGCATTCCCAAAGAGCACCTGGGGGGCCACGGATGGCACACCTATACCCTGAGGGCCGGCGACGGTTCTTCTCTTTTTGAATTCACCCACAATATCAACGGCAGGGATATTTATATCGGCGGCACCCTTGACGCTGTTGCCTTCCTCTCCCGGCTCCCAAAAGGCGAAACAAAACGCCTGTTCACCATGATCGACGTTATGACCCGGGAAAAACAAATGCCATGAGCGGTTTCATGAAGCTGGTGCTGATCCTTTTCGGACTGGCCTATCTCATATCTCCGGTGGACCTGATCCCGGACCTGCTCCTGCCCTGGCTGGGATGGATCGACGACGGGGTCATCCTCTGGTCTGTCTATTATCTGATACGGTACGGAGAACTGCCCTGGTTTATATTCAGAAAAAAGGCCGGGGGCCGCTTTCCCGGCCGCCCGACCCGGCCGGGCAGAAAGGCGGCATCAGATTCCGGCAACCGCAGCAAGGGACCGGGCTCCCAGCCCGGTTCCGGCACAGGAAACCAGAAGGCCGCAGGGGGCCCAGGGTCAACCGCCGGCCAAACCGGCCGGCCCCCATCCGGGAAAAGGCCGGGAAAAAAATCCCCCCATGAGATACTTGGGGTCCCACCGGATGCGTCCCGCCGGGAAATCCAGCAGGCGTATAAAGAAAAGATCAAACAATACCACCCGGACAAACTCTCCCACCTGGGCAAGGAATTTGCCGACCTGGCCAACGAAAAATTTCTGGAAATCCAGGCCGCCTATGAAACATTGATCAAATAGATTAAATGATCCGGTTTACCCCCGTGGCAATATTGTAGCAGTAATCCCCCATTTTCTCATAGCTGGAGACAAGGGCGATAAAAAAGACGCCGGCGTCCACGGAGCAATCATCGTTCCTGAGCCGCTGGATATGCTGAGAACGCATATTCTCCCTCATCTGGTCTATGCGGTCCTCCAGTGCCAGGGCCTTTTCATAAAACCCCGGTGTTTTTTCGGTCATCTCATTAAAAACCATCTCCACAAACCGGTCCACCTCGGCTGAAATCGCCTTCAGGTCCCGGGTGGCCTCATGGCTGAAACGGATGTTTGCGTCATAGACCTTTTCAAGCATTTTGGAAATATTTTCCATGGCATCTCCCAGCCGCTCGATATTATTCACGATGCGCATCATTTCCGAAATTTCCTTGGCCTCCGGCTCATTGACCTCCCCCTGGTAGATGGTGGTCAGGTAGGAAATAATGATTTTCTGGCAGTCATCAATATGGGTTTCCACCGCCTCCCGTTCCCCGAGGATATCATCATCCCTTTGGGACAGGCAGGTGGATACCTTTTTAATGTTTACCCGGACGTACTCTGCCCAGTCAATGATCTCGCCTTTGACCTTTGCCAGGGCACCGATGGGCGAGTCCATGAAATTGGCATCAAACCTGGGCAGCCGGTACCGCTCCTTCACGCCACTGGGATTGGGAGAGATGAGGATGGTCAACTGGACCAGTTTAGGCAAAAGCACCAGAAACACCATGGCATTTATCACGTTGAACAGGGTGTGGCCGTTGGCGATGTACCGGGCCGCATTGATAAATTCATTATTCACCGACTGGTCCACGGGACCTGCGCCCATTTTCAGGGTGGCGGTCTGGACGATATCAACGAAAAAAGGAAATATAAGCAGGATAATGGCCACCCCCACCACGTTGAAAATGGTATGGGCGTTGGCCGTGCGGTGGGCCTCGGCATTATTCGACCCCAGGGTGGCCAGCTGGGCGGTAATGGTGGTGCCGATATTTTCTCCCAGCACCAGGGCCAGGGCCGTGGGAAAGGTCAGCAGGCCCGAACCGGCCAGGGTCATGGTCAGCCCCACGGTTGCCGAAGATGACTGGACCGCCACTGTAAGCAGGGCGCCCATGGCGACACAGAGCAGGAGCCCCCCCACCGTCTCTGTTGAGAAAGTGGTAAAAAACGAGATGAACTGGGGATCGGTTTTAATGGGCGACAGCCCCTCTTTCATCACGCTCATGCCGAAAAACAGCAGACCGAATCCGAGAACAATATCGCCGATATGGCGCCAGCGCCGCTTTTTTGAAAAATACTTCAGTCCAACGCCCAGGGCAATGGCCGGCAGAGCTGCCTTGGTCAGTTTAAAGGCAATGAGTTGCCCGGTAATGGTGGTGCCGACATTTGCACCGATAACCACCCCCACCGCCTGTTGCAGGGACATGATACCGGCACTGACAAAACCGATGAGCATGACGGTGGTGGCTGAAGAGGACTGCACCAGTGCCGTGACACCGGCTCCGGTGATGCAGCCCAGGATCCTGTTGGAAGATATGGCCTCAAGAATATTTCGTATCCGCTGCCCGGCAGTGGCCTGGAGCCCCTCGGTCATCATTTTCATCCCGAGAACAAACAACCCCAGTCCGCCCAGGGTTTTGATCAGTATACCTGCGATGTCCACCAGTTCCTCCCTTTTAGGTTTACCGGCCAATAATTATCTAACACAATACTAACCAAAGACTAACAAAACCAGGCACTATATATGCCAAAATCTCTTTTTTTTCAATCAATAGAATGAAAAATCCGGGCCGATATTGAGATTGACAAAATTGGTAAAAATTGCCATAAGAATCCCTTATGATCCAACGCCTTAATAGAGGAAAAATCCATTGACCGGTATCAGTGAAATCCTGGTTCTTATTCTGTTGATCAGCGGCATCCTCATCCTGCCCAGGATGTTCAAGCCGGCCCCGGCAGCAAAAAGCAAAAAAACCGCCGCTAAATCCCTGAGTATGAAACTGAGGGCCGGGATTGCAATATCTGTCCTATATCCCGCCGTTTCCGCACTGGTACTCAAGCCCTGGCAGGGCAATATTGTTCTGTACCTGTCTGCAGGCCTCCTCCCCGTCGCCCTGGCCTGGGCATTAATCTGGGTCCTGGCGGCCAAAAAGCACTAGTTTAACACCCGTTCGGCCACCCTCCTCTCCGTTTCACGCACGAACTATATTACTATTTAAGAAAAAATCCTTTTAGTAATAAATAATAAAATTAAGATTATTCGTATTGACACTGCATATTATATGGTTAATTTTCTTTCAACGTAAGGACAAAACAAATAAGTCCACTAACTAAACATAAGGAGAAAACCATGAGACTTGTCAGATATAACCCTTTCAATGAAATGACCCTGTTTAAAAATGCCTTTGACGACTTTTTCAACGACGCCGCCCCCAAGGCGGCCCCCCAGTGTTTCTCTCCCGCAGTGGACATTATCAACAGGGAAAACAGGGTGGAACTGAATGTGGAACTGCCCGGCATGAAAAAGGAGAATATCTCCGTCAACATTGAAGACAAGGTCCTGACCATTTCCGGAGAACGGAAATTTGAAGAGGAAGAAAAGAAAGACAACTACTACAGGCGGGAAAGAAGATACGGCAGCTTTAAACGGGCCTTTACCCTCTCGGACGACATCATCACCGACGATGTGACTGCAGAATACATGGACGGGGTCCTCAAAGTTATCCTGAAAAAAGATACCGCTAAAGAAGAAACTAAACAGATTACTGTAAACTAACCCCAAAAAAAGCGCATCCCTAAACCCGGTCCCATCGGACCGGGCAGCAGGATGCGCTTTTACTATACACCTGATCCGGCAGTAACTGCCGGATCAGCAACTCTTAATGGTGGGAATCCCCACTGTCATTGATGGTGTCATAGGCGGCCTTGATAAAACAAAAGGTCAGGCCGGCACCAAGGATGGAGATGGCATACCAGAACCCGCCGAAGAAAACGGCATGGCCGACATCCCAGGCCCATTCAAAACAAAACGGAAACATAAGTACTCTCCTTTTTATTCAGCCGCTGCTTCAGCAGGCTTGTTGAGTTCCAGTTCCTGGGGGAATACCGGCAGGTACCTGTAAGAGACGGCAATCAGTATGATACCGTAAGCCACGGGCAGAACGGTGGTGGCCACTTCCTGCCAGGACGGGATGTACAGCGCCCAGTTATCAAAGGACATAACAGGTACGGCAAACACCTGGAGAACCATGACCCACCGGTTCAGGCAGACACCGATGACGCCCAGGATGATGGCGATGAGCCGCATCTTCGGGTTTTCACGGGTACTCTTGACCACCAGCATCAGTCCGGGAACCAGGCCGCAGACGATGAGCTCGGCAAAGAGGATCCAGTAGCCGTAGAAGGCGTTGTTGCTGTAAAAGTGGTCCAGGGTAAAGCCCAGGGAAGGTGCGGTTACCGTTGCCCAGTAAATGGTATCAATAATCTTGGCAACCATATAGGTGGTGATCATCCAGCCGGAAATTTTGGCCAGCAGGTGGACGGTCTTGTCTCCCACCAGTTTTTTCCCGGTAATGGCTTCGGTGATCTTGGTCACAAGAAGCGTGAAGCAGGGGCCGAAGGCCGCAGCAGACCAGGTAAAAAGGAAAAAGGTCCAGGGCCAGATCAGCAGGCTTTCGCGGACGGCAAAGGGGCGGCCGAACATAACGCCGGCGACACCGCCAAGGGAACCCTGGTGGAAGAAGCTCAAAAACGCGCCGGTGGCGGCAAAGATGGCCATGACACCGTGCATGTTGTGAGCCAGGTGATGGAAAAAGGACACCTTATTGAGCTGGCGGTTTTCCAGAATATTGGGAATGAACTCGATTGTCAGAACCGCAAAATAGCAGGAGAGACAATAGGCCACCTCGGTGAGCATGGAATGCACGTTGGCATGCCAGAAGATGAACCAGCCGCGCAGGGGCTGTCCGATATCAATGGCCAGAATCAAAAGGGCGGAAGAGTAGCAGATAAACCCGATGATTACGGCAAAGTTGATAATATTCTTCAGCTCGTCAATTTTAAAAATATACTTGAGCAGGCCGGTGAAAAAAGCGCCGCCGCCGATGGCAATGACGGCAAGGTCGGCCCAGATCCAGAGGGCGAACCCGTAATAGTCGTTCATGTTGGTCTGGTTCAGCCCCTTGAACCAACAGAGGAACATGGCATAAACGCCCCAGAGCAGTACGGCACCCACGACGGCTATTCCGAGCATAAACTTCGGAAACTCGCACCGTTTTGCGCCTTCAGGTATTAATGCAGAATCCATATTTAATTACTCCTTGAGTCTTTTGGATGGTTAACCATGGGAGGTTTCAGCCCCATGATGGTTCTTTACCTTATCCCATTCGCCGTCAAGATAGTTATCGCCGGCTTTCCTCACCCATTCACGCTCGGACATGTAGTAGACCTTGGTGTTGGTTCCCAGACGCTCAAGCAGCCTGAAAACCTTGGGATTTCTTGATTTCCCAACAACCTTGGGGTTGCCGGGAACCGGATGGGGATCGGGTTTAACGATCTGGGTAACCTTGTGGGCGGGGTTGTTCAGGTCGCCGAAGGTGATGGCACCGGCCGGGCATGCCGTGGTGCATGCGGTCTGGTATTCCATCTCTTCAATTTCCCGTTCCTCCGCATAGGCTTTGTCCTTGGCCAGCTGGTATCTGTGGTAGCAGAAGGAGCATTTTTCAACGACCCCGCGCATACGGGGAGAGACATTGGGGCTCAGGTAGTTTTCCATGCCTTCGGGCCATTTGGGATCCCACCAGTTAAAATACCTGGCATGGTAGGGGCAGGCACCCATGCAGTACCGGCAGCCGAAGCAACGGGTGTATATCTGGCTGACAATTCCGGTGTCGTACCCGTAGTCGGTGGCGGTTGCCGGGCATACGGAGACGCAGGGGGAATGGCCGTGGTCGCCGATGCCGCTGCAGTGCTGGCAGGGCCGGGGCATGTATACCACTTCTGTATCGGGAAAGGACTTGCCGTTGGTCAGCTTATAGACCCGCATCCAGGTGATGCTGTCCTTTTTCCGGGATTCATCTTCTTTAAACGGAACGTTGTTCTCCGCCATGCACGACACCATGCAGGAACCGCATCCGGTGCATTTGTCCAGATCAATCAACATTCCGAACTTATGTGCTTTTGTATTATGTATCATCAGAACCTCTTAAAAGATTTCTATATCCGTGTCATTAGGCTTTGGAAATTGAAGCCGTGATTCCAAAGGCGGCATCCAATCCCGAACCGGGTTCAATCACCGGGGCGATAAGGTCGTTCACGTTCACGCCCTTGCCGGCCACATAGGGATTGTCATAGGTGTGTCCCAGGCCTTTTGCCATTCCGATGACACCCGGCATCATGCCTTCGTTGAGAAAGACTTTTACCTTTGCCTTGCCAACGGGGGTGGTGATCACGGCATCACCGCCGTCTTTGAGCCCCTTAGCTGTGGCCGGGTTGATTTCAACCACCACGTCCTTGCCGGCGATAACCTTGTCGGAAACGGTCTTCACCGCAAAGGGAGAGGATGCCCCTGTCAGGCGCATGTTGTCGATGGGCATCAGGATCAGTTTGCCGTCGCCCTGTGCCTGTACGGCGTCAGGCATGTCGGCCATATATGCGAAGTTGGTAGTGGGAATCCCTTCGGGGTTGCCTTCGGCAACCACGGCGTAACCCTCTTCGGACAGGGTTTCCCAGACGCTTTCTGCAATTGCCTCCAGGGCTTCCTCATAGGTTTCCCATTCAAAACTCTCGGCAATGGTGCCGCCCATGGCCTGGGCCAGTGCGATCAAAGCATCGCCCGGGTTTTTGGTATCAAAAACCGGGTTCACCATGGGGCGGGCCAATCCGACCACCTGTTTGGCAAGGCCGCCGCCGGAGGGTACATCTTCCATCCGTTCCAGGAAGGTGGAGGCCGGCAGAATCACATCGGCTTCCATGGCGGTTTCATCCAGGTAAGAGGAGAAGCTCACCACAAAGGGAACCTTTTTAAAGGCGTCTTTTACCCGCTTGGGATCCCTCAGGGCGTAGCAGGGATTGGCATTGTATACAAAAAGCGCATTGAGCAGCGGTGCATCGGAAGCGTTGATCTTTGTGACCAGTTCATCCAGGGATGCAGCCTGTTTGTCTTTTCCGGCGCCGGCTTCGGCAATCTCGTCCATGGCGGCTTCGGGGAAGGAAAGATAGCTCTCCTTGTCGAAAATAAACACACCGCCCTTTTTGTTCAGGCGACCGGTGAGGGCGTTAAGGGTCTGAACGGCGGCAAATTCCCGCAGGCTCTGTCCCTGGTCTCCCCTGCCCCGTCCGGGGATGGCCACGGCATTTTTGGCATTGGCAAATTCAACGGCCAGCTTTTCAATATCCGCGGCCTTGACGCCGGTGATGGCCTCAACATTCTCCGGGGAGTATTGTTTGGTTACATTGGCGGTGAACCGGTTCAGGCCGCCGGGATAAACACCCGGGGCAAAGAGGTTCTTGCTCAGCAGCACCGCGCAGATCCCCAGGGCCAGGTCCGCCTCTGTGCCGGGTTTGCAGGGAATCCACTTGTCGGCATTGGCAGCGGTATTGGAGAGCCGGGGCTCAATCTGGTAGAGTTTGCCATGG encodes:
- a CDS encoding DnaJ domain-containing protein, with the protein product MSGFMKLVLILFGLAYLISPVDLIPDLLLPWLGWIDDGVILWSVYYLIRYGELPWFIFRKKAGGRFPGRPTRPGRKAASDSGNRSKGPGSQPGSGTGNQKAAGGPGSTAGQTGRPPSGKRPGKKSPHEILGVPPDASRREIQQAYKEKIKQYHPDKLSHLGKEFADLANEKFLEIQAAYETLIK
- a CDS encoding Na/Pi cotransporter family protein → MDIAGILIKTLGGLGLFVLGMKMMTEGLQATAGQRIRNILEAISSNRILGCITGAGVTALVQSSSATTVMLIGFVSAGIMSLQQAVGVVIGANVGTTITGQLIAFKLTKAALPAIALGVGLKYFSKKRRWRHIGDIVLGFGLLFFGMSVMKEGLSPIKTDPQFISFFTTFSTETVGGLLLCVAMGALLTVAVQSSSATVGLTMTLAGSGLLTFPTALALVLGENIGTTITAQLATLGSNNAEAHRTANAHTIFNVVGVAIILLIFPFFVDIVQTATLKMGAGPVDQSVNNEFINAARYIANGHTLFNVINAMVFLVLLPKLVQLTILISPNPSGVKERYRLPRFDANFMDSPIGALAKVKGEIIDWAEYVRVNIKKVSTCLSQRDDDILGEREAVETHIDDCQKIIISYLTTIYQGEVNEPEAKEISEMMRIVNNIERLGDAMENISKMLEKVYDANIRFSHEATRDLKAISAEVDRFVEMVFNEMTEKTPGFYEKALALEDRIDQMRENMRSQHIQRLRNDDCSVDAGVFFIALVSSYEKMGDYCYNIATGVNRII
- a CDS encoding Hsp20/alpha crystallin family protein; the protein is MRLVRYNPFNEMTLFKNAFDDFFNDAAPKAAPQCFSPAVDIINRENRVELNVELPGMKKENISVNIEDKVLTISGERKFEEEEKKDNYYRRERRYGSFKRAFTLSDDIITDDVTAEYMDGVLKVILKKDTAKEETKQITVN
- the nrfD gene encoding polysulfide reductase NrfD — protein: MDSALIPEGAKRCEFPKFMLGIAVVGAVLLWGVYAMFLCWFKGLNQTNMNDYYGFALWIWADLAVIAIGGGAFFTGLLKYIFKIDELKNIINFAVIIGFICYSSALLILAIDIGQPLRGWFIFWHANVHSMLTEVAYCLSCYFAVLTIEFIPNILENRQLNKVSFFHHLAHNMHGVMAIFAATGAFLSFFHQGSLGGVAGVMFGRPFAVRESLLIWPWTFFLFTWSAAAFGPCFTLLVTKITEAITGKKLVGDKTVHLLAKISGWMITTYMVAKIIDTIYWATVTAPSLGFTLDHFYSNNAFYGYWILFAELIVCGLVPGLMLVVKSTRENPKMRLIAIILGVIGVCLNRWVMVLQVFAVPVMSFDNWALYIPSWQEVATTVLPVAYGIILIAVSYRYLPVFPQELELNKPAEAAAE
- a CDS encoding 4Fe-4S dicluster domain-containing protein, whose protein sequence is MIHNTKAHKFGMLIDLDKCTGCGSCMVSCMAENNVPFKEDESRKKDSITWMRVYKLTNGKSFPDTEVVYMPRPCQHCSGIGDHGHSPCVSVCPATATDYGYDTGIVSQIYTRCFGCRYCMGACPYHARYFNWWDPKWPEGMENYLSPNVSPRMRGVVEKCSFCYHRYQLAKDKAYAEEREIEEMEYQTACTTACPAGAITFGDLNNPAHKVTQIVKPDPHPVPGNPKVVGKSRNPKVFRLLERLGTNTKVYYMSEREWVRKAGDNYLDGEWDKVKNHHGAETSHG